One Pectobacterium polaris DNA window includes the following coding sequences:
- a CDS encoding ABC transporter ATP-binding protein: protein MSDERITDLICLQGISHTYSTGASSQSVLHDISLSIPAGQSCAIVGASGSGKSTLLNIIGLLDQPVSGRLLIAGQDMSQASADDRAIVRNQVIGFVFQSFNLLPRLDALDNVALPLTYRGVSRQAARQAAQVQLARVGLAERTHHRPADLSGGQRQRVAIARALVGEPALLLADEPTGNLDSQTADDIITLLLALNREQGTTLVMVTHDEGMACRMTRRIQVQDGRIYEVSHV from the coding sequence ATGTCTGATGAAAGAATAACGGATCTGATCTGTTTACAAGGTATTTCACACACCTACAGTACCGGTGCTTCCTCTCAATCGGTGCTGCACGATATTTCACTGTCCATTCCTGCCGGGCAAAGTTGTGCGATCGTGGGCGCATCGGGTTCCGGCAAAAGTACCTTGCTCAATATTATCGGTTTGCTCGATCAGCCTGTATCTGGCCGTTTATTGATCGCTGGGCAAGATATGTCTCAGGCGAGTGCTGATGATCGTGCGATCGTGCGCAATCAAGTCATTGGCTTTGTCTTCCAGAGTTTTAATTTACTGCCGCGTCTGGATGCGTTGGACAACGTTGCGCTTCCCCTGACCTACCGTGGCGTCTCGCGGCAGGCTGCCCGGCAAGCCGCGCAAGTACAACTGGCGCGCGTTGGTCTTGCCGAGCGAACCCACCATCGGCCAGCCGACCTGTCTGGCGGCCAGCGTCAGAGGGTGGCCATTGCGCGAGCACTGGTTGGTGAACCCGCACTTTTGCTAGCGGATGAACCGACTGGCAACCTCGACAGCCAAACGGCTGATGACATCATCACGCTATTGCTGGCATTGAACCGCGAACAGGGGACGACGCTCGTGATGGTGACGCATGACGAAGGCATGGCCTGCCGTATGACCCGACGCATTCAGGTACAAGATGGTCGAATCTATGAGGTGAGTCATGTCTGA